In Bacteroidia bacterium, one genomic interval encodes:
- a CDS encoding translocation/assembly module TamB domain-containing protein yields MFSVSLRFQKVQSWVVDRVTGYLSSELNTTVHIGGVRFVLIKSVYLDDVFIADQQEDTLLYAKHLTATVAFQSLFIRNKKLILDEVQLDKARIALSKSKSTRDMNFDFIVNYFSSPSKDTTASPFYFAVNRVILSNIHFTYRDFKWDDKTPCIDFEDIDVSDFSANLYNIKPTDSSFSFYGSKISLKEKSGFKINSFSTYAAFYNDSMSFNKVLIRTPYSSIDAGHYSMSYNSITDFGDYINKVMMKGEFNESIISSNDIQYFAEELFGLDKRVEFSGTARGTVSNLKTKKLKIAYGKNTRFEGDVSLNGLPDVNTTFINLNIKHLSTDKADIESIKQYPFTEQQYIKVPDNISELGKIVYRGVFTGFYNDFVSYGNITTAIGNLSTDVNLKFKNKADESTYSGKLTADNFDIGKFWRLGNAVGTISFNAQLNGTGFTSEKVNARMTGMVSHVNLNGYDYSNINLDADVARKLFNGALNMIDRNAQVSFKGSIDFREKKPLFDFNAIVKNAALTKLNLIKRDTSALLSTEANLNMRGFNFDEFEGKLLLKNINYSEEFKSAFVEKILVQSGMENNNRNFNVNSDLLDLNINGQYILSKIIYSFGHVLNCHLPPFMLKLAPDIEKTNTIFSFDGKIKNVNSVLNIFTPGLSVSNQTVFSGRLNRQHCEIEMEATSPWINYNNIENKNIKLTSNNKNNLLNIDLSASQIKISDSLILKNILFDAETQKNKSSISLTVANDSLSTSKVRLATEQTYTNGATRFHLLESLLQFKGEKWQVDPSNEILFDSASISFSNVLFTNKSQSLMLQGKVSHNKEDVLILNLFKFKIPLLNDLLAMYDIKTGGAASGTLNFSSLYQTAIITGEMRVDSFAFNDESLGNAIVSFDWLTDQKKLHIEGAIEQNNRNSAVVKGDYIFKPKNDELSFNIKFDKLSIAPLERYLKGFASKITGLATGELNLTGLAKAPNLTGKARLQRASMLIDYLNTRYAILPEQDIVFDEKYIAFNNVGITDDQNHKGSVDGKIFHNHFTDFTFSLKVDAKKLQCLNTNASQNELFYGKAFATGYAKIIGTLNLLKLDVVARSEAGTQIFIPLSNPEEVTQSSFITFINVNDTATKHVVINNKVDLTGIQMDLQLEATPDAEIQLIFDSKVGDVMRGNGTGNLRMLISQAGDFSMYGDYNILAGDYLFTLQNIVNKRFKIQSGQIQWAGSPYDATININAKYNLRASTFDLIPDSSNRSRVPVEVLLQLKNNLMSPDVVFNVNVPNATPAVRTSLSSILGNEREMNRQVFSLLVLNRFSPPEGKNTSEESGSGNAVGQNLSEFVSQQLSNWASQLSDKFNIGLNYRPGDALNKDEFDVSISTELFRNRVAVESNVGVANNSNQTSSIIGDFQVEFKISKDGNLRAKAFNKTNTNNLINNLNSQYTQGIGVFYRKEFNTVSDLVETFRKRNKKAAPN; encoded by the coding sequence TTGTTTTCTGTCAGCTTACGATTTCAAAAAGTTCAAAGTTGGGTTGTTGACCGTGTAACCGGATACTTATCATCTGAATTAAATACAACAGTTCATATTGGCGGAGTAAGGTTTGTGTTGATTAAGAGTGTCTATCTTGATGATGTGTTTATTGCCGACCAGCAAGAGGATACACTTTTATATGCCAAACACCTTACGGCAACAGTGGCCTTTCAATCATTATTTATAAGAAATAAAAAACTGATTCTTGATGAAGTGCAGTTAGACAAAGCACGAATTGCGTTGTCAAAGTCGAAAAGTACACGCGATATGAACTTCGATTTTATTGTAAATTATTTCAGTTCGCCTTCAAAAGACACAACAGCATCACCATTCTATTTTGCTGTGAACAGGGTAATTTTAAGCAATATACATTTCACCTATCGCGATTTTAAATGGGATGATAAAACACCGTGTATTGATTTTGAAGATATTGATGTTTCAGACTTTAGTGCAAACCTTTACAACATAAAACCAACTGACAGCTCGTTTTCTTTTTATGGCAGTAAAATATCTCTGAAAGAAAAATCAGGATTTAAAATAAACTCATTTAGTACGTATGCTGCATTTTATAATGACAGTATGTCGTTTAATAAAGTTCTGATACGCACTCCCTACTCTTCTATTGATGCCGGACACTACAGTATGTCATACAACAGTATTACAGACTTTGGAGACTACATCAATAAAGTGATGATGAAAGGTGAATTTAATGAAAGTATAATTTCATCAAACGACATTCAGTATTTTGCCGAAGAGCTTTTTGGCTTAGATAAACGTGTTGAATTTAGTGGCACTGCAAGAGGTACAGTCAGTAACCTTAAAACCAAAAAACTTAAAATAGCCTATGGCAAAAATACACGATTTGAAGGTGATGTCAGTCTTAATGGTTTACCAGATGTAAACACCACTTTTATTAATCTAAACATAAAACATTTATCAACCGACAAGGCCGATATTGAATCTATTAAACAATATCCATTTACAGAGCAGCAGTACATAAAAGTACCTGATAACATTTCTGAGTTAGGAAAGATTGTTTACAGAGGTGTATTTACCGGATTTTATAACGATTTTGTTTCGTATGGCAACATTACAACAGCTATTGGCAATCTGTCAACCGATGTAAATTTGAAATTTAAAAACAAAGCTGACGAGTCAACGTACTCAGGAAAACTAACAGCTGATAATTTTGATATTGGTAAATTCTGGCGTTTGGGAAATGCTGTAGGAACAATCAGCTTTAACGCACAGCTAAATGGTACAGGATTTACATCAGAGAAAGTTAATGCACGAATGACAGGAATGGTGAGTCATGTAAATTTAAACGGATATGACTATTCAAACATCAACTTAGATGCCGATGTAGCCCGGAAACTTTTTAACGGAGCATTAAACATGATTGACAGAAATGCTCAGGTCTCGTTTAAAGGGAGTATTGATTTCAGAGAGAAAAAGCCTTTATTTGACTTTAATGCTATAGTTAAAAACGCTGCATTGACAAAACTTAACCTCATTAAAAGAGATACTTCTGCATTGCTTTCTACTGAAGCAAACCTAAACATGCGTGGATTTAATTTTGATGAATTTGAAGGAAAACTACTACTAAAAAATATTAATTACTCTGAAGAATTTAAATCTGCTTTTGTAGAAAAAATATTGGTTCAGTCGGGGATGGAGAATAACAACAGAAACTTTAATGTCAATTCTGATTTATTAGATTTAAATATTAATGGTCAATATATCTTATCAAAAATTATTTATTCATTCGGTCATGTGCTCAACTGCCATCTGCCACCCTTTATGCTCAAACTTGCACCTGATATAGAGAAGACCAATACCATTTTCTCATTCGATGGAAAAATAAAAAATGTGAACTCTGTGTTGAATATATTTACTCCTGGGCTGTCGGTAAGCAATCAAACAGTGTTTTCCGGAAGGCTAAACCGTCAGCATTGTGAAATAGAAATGGAAGCAACATCACCGTGGATTAATTACAATAACATTGAAAACAAAAACATTAAACTCACTTCAAACAACAAAAACAATTTATTGAACATTGATTTGTCTGCCTCTCAGATCAAAATCTCTGACAGTTTGATATTAAAAAACATTTTGTTTGATGCAGAGACACAAAAAAACAAATCATCTATTTCACTTACCGTTGCCAATGATTCGCTTTCTACATCAAAAGTTCGTCTTGCTACAGAGCAGACCTACACAAATGGTGCAACACGTTTTCATCTACTTGAATCATTGTTACAGTTTAAAGGCGAGAAGTGGCAGGTTGATCCTTCAAACGAGATTTTATTCGATTCAGCATCTATTTCATTTAGCAATGTGTTGTTTACCAACAAAAGTCAATCACTAATGCTGCAGGGCAAGGTCAGCCACAACAAAGAAGATGTATTGATTTTAAATCTATTTAAGTTTAAAATTCCGCTATTAAATGATTTACTTGCCATGTATGATATAAAAACAGGTGGCGCAGCAAGTGGTACCTTAAATTTCAGTTCGCTTTATCAGACAGCAATCATTACAGGCGAAATGCGTGTTGACAGTTTTGCATTCAATGACGAATCATTAGGTAATGCCATTGTAAGTTTTGACTGGTTGACTGACCAAAAGAAATTGCATATTGAAGGTGCCATTGAACAGAATAACAGAAACAGTGCCGTTGTAAAAGGTGATTATATTTTCAAACCTAAAAACGATGAGTTAAGTTTTAATATTAAATTTGATAAACTAAGTATAGCACCATTAGAAAGATACCTGAAAGGATTTGCAAGTAAAATTACAGGACTTGCAACCGGTGAATTAAATCTTACAGGATTAGCAAAAGCGCCTAACTTAACCGGTAAAGCAAGACTACAACGGGCTTCCATGCTGATTGATTATCTTAATACACGATACGCCATTTTACCTGAACAGGACATTGTCTTTGATGAAAAGTATATTGCATTCAACAATGTTGGAATTACAGACGATCAAAATCACAAAGGGTCTGTTGATGGAAAAATATTTCATAATCATTTTACTGATTTCACTTTCAGTCTGAAAGTTGATGCAAAGAAACTACAATGTCTGAACACCAATGCTTCTCAAAACGAATTGTTTTATGGTAAAGCATTTGCAACAGGATATGCTAAAATTATTGGAACATTAAACTTGTTGAAATTAGATGTCGTGGCACGCTCGGAAGCAGGCACACAGATTTTCATTCCACTTTCAAACCCTGAAGAAGTTACACAAAGTAGTTTTATAACTTTTATCAATGTCAATGATACAGCCACCAAGCATGTTGTCATCAACAATAAAGTTGACTTGACCGGAATACAAATGGATTTACAACTTGAAGCAACACCCGATGCTGAGATTCAGCTGATATTTGATTCAAAGGTTGGTGATGTGATGCGCGGCAATGGTACAGGAAATTTAAGGATGTTGATCTCGCAGGCAGGTGATTTTTCCATGTATGGCGACTACAATATTCTTGCAGGTGATTATTTGTTTACACTGCAAAATATCGTTAACAAAAGATTTAAAATTCAGAGTGGACAGATTCAATGGGCAGGCTCTCCCTATGATGCAACAATAAACATCAATGCCAAATACAACCTTCGAGCTTCAACATTTGATTTGATACCTGACTCGTCAAACCGCAGCAGAGTACCGGTTGAAGTATTGCTGCAGTTAAAGAATAATCTGATGAGCCCAGATGTGGTTTTTAATGTCAACGTACCAAATGCTACACCTGCAGTACGCACAAGTCTGAGCAGTATTTTAGGTAATGAACGCGAAATGAACAGGCAGGTTTTCAGCCTTCTCGTGTTAAACCGTTTTTCACCACCTGAAGGAAAAAACACCTCTGAAGAAAGCGGTTCTGGTAATGCAGTTGGTCAGAACCTTAGTGAGTTTGTTTCGCAGCAGCTATCGAACTGGGCATCGCAGTTAAGTGATAAATTTAATATAGGTTTAAACTATCGTCCCGGTGATGCACTTAACAAAGATGAGTTTGATGTTTCTATTTCTACTGAGTTGTTCAGAAACAGAGTTGCTGTTGAAAGTAATGTTGGTGTTGCAAACAACAGTAATCAAACATCTAGCATCATTGGTGATTTTCAGGTAGAATTTAAAATCAGCAAAGACGGAAACCTTCGTGCAAAGGCTTTTAATAAAACCAATACAAATAATCTCATCAACAACCTAAACTCGCAATACACACAAGGAATTGGTGTTTTTTACAGAAAAGAATTTAACACTGTTTCAGACTTAGTAGAGACTTTCAGAAAAAGAAATAAAAAAGCAGCACCAAATTAA
- a CDS encoding agenet domain-containing protein: MKKLLIISLFLIGFVSITYAQKVNEKVQIKSNSAWYPGKILKINAEDHTYYVTYDGWDESWNEWVTADRLKDFSKEAPAQPLTKFKVGDRVEVEYGMIPEPATVIEVGENKYHIKYDKTVFKDKWVTEREIKKL; this comes from the coding sequence ATGAAAAAACTATTAATCATCAGTTTATTCTTAATAGGTTTTGTATCTATTACCTATGCACAAAAAGTTAATGAGAAAGTACAAATAAAGTCAAATAGTGCCTGGTATCCCGGTAAAATATTAAAGATTAATGCTGAAGATCATACCTATTATGTAACTTATGACGGTTGGGATGAAAGTTGGAATGAGTGGGTTACCGCAGATCGGCTAAAAGATTTTTCAAAAGAAGCACCAGCACAACCATTAACAAAGTTTAAAGTTGGTGATAGAGTTGAAGTAGAGTATGGAATGATTCCTGAGCCTGCAACAGTAATTGAGGTAGGAGAAAATAAATACCATATTAAGTATGATAAAACTGTTTTTAAGGATAAATGGGTTACAGAAAGAGAAATAAAGAAACTATAA
- a CDS encoding O-antigen ligase family protein, giving the protein MVQDKQALIFNYLFWLTGFLLPFDQPWINYALGLLLMSFVLQWLTGKYQIKIQNPLLWLPLSYFLLHCIGMLYTQSQYAGWIEITAKSSFLIFPLFFSSNAISREMIKTYKLFFIAGCGIICLYNLLISFNQYLQHGNMSSFYYVALSKGMHVQYLTIYLNLAILFILEILFDTSSQTKTLKKAYWALMVLFFLVNITLLSSRLATVVSYATILFYTVVRIISSPNYIRYFILAALFAASVLTIDYFVFKKINRFEQVEIFLSENTNYVDFSKTEYNSTTLRIPLWINAYEVIQRNPLFGVGTGDVKSSLDSIYLKNKFTYAHQNHFNPHNQYLQTGVAFGLTGISLLMLMMLIPLYYAIRNRHYLFIAFQCIFLLNMLTESILERQAGIILFCLFYAIFSTKNVTETKSAFTNKTIRSFTA; this is encoded by the coding sequence ATGGTTCAGGACAAACAAGCATTAATCTTTAATTACTTATTCTGGCTAACAGGGTTTTTACTGCCATTTGACCAGCCATGGATAAATTATGCACTTGGACTTTTGCTAATGTCTTTCGTTCTGCAATGGCTAACCGGTAAATATCAAATTAAAATTCAGAATCCTTTGTTGTGGTTGCCTCTCTCCTATTTTCTGCTACATTGCATAGGTATGCTTTACACACAATCGCAATATGCAGGATGGATTGAAATAACAGCAAAAAGCTCTTTCCTTATTTTCCCTCTGTTTTTTTCTTCTAATGCTATTTCGCGTGAGATGATTAAGACTTATAAATTATTTTTTATAGCCGGTTGTGGCATAATTTGCTTATATAATCTATTGATTTCATTTAATCAATATCTGCAGCATGGCAACATGAGTTCCTTTTATTATGTTGCTCTTTCAAAGGGAATGCATGTGCAGTACCTTACAATTTATTTAAATCTTGCCATATTATTTATTTTAGAAATACTTTTTGACACTTCTTCACAAACTAAGACATTAAAAAAAGCATACTGGGCATTGATGGTTTTATTTTTCTTAGTCAATATCACCTTGCTTTCGAGCAGACTTGCTACCGTGGTATCGTACGCAACAATTTTATTTTATACCGTTGTGAGAATAATTTCGTCACCCAATTACATACGCTATTTCATTCTTGCAGCATTGTTTGCAGCCTCTGTACTGACAATAGATTATTTTGTATTCAAAAAGATTAACCGTTTTGAGCAAGTAGAAATTTTTTTAAGCGAAAACACAAACTACGTTGACTTTTCAAAAACGGAATATAATAGTACGACCCTAAGAATTCCTCTTTGGATAAATGCTTATGAGGTCATTCAACGCAATCCGCTTTTTGGTGTTGGTACAGGCGATGTTAAGTCAAGTTTGGATTCTATCTACCTGAAAAATAAATTCACTTATGCACATCAGAATCACTTCAATCCGCATAATCAATATCTCCAAACGGGAGTTGCTTTTGGACTGACAGGGATTTCTTTATTAATGCTTATGATGCTGATTCCACTCTACTATGCCATCAGGAATAGGCATTATTTATTTATAGCATTTCAATGTATTTTTTTATTGAATATGCTCACAGAATCAATCTTAGAAAGACAGGCAGGTATTATTTTATTTTGTTTGTTTTATGCCATTTTCAGCACAAAAAACGTTACTGAAACTAAAAGTGCGTTCACGAACAAAACAATACGTAGTTTTACAGCCTAA
- a CDS encoding DegT/DnrJ/EryC1/StrS family aminotransferase, translated as MKVPFAPPRMDQRVIDEVADTLLSGWITTGPKTKKFEKLLAAYCNVPNMLALNSATAGLEIMLRWFGVKEGDEVILPAYTYSATANVVIHCNAKPVFVDVGDDFNILPAELEKAINKNTKVIMPVDFGGLPCDFQKINSIVQSENIKNKFVPANEVQQQLGRILILSDAAHSFGASSNNIKTGALTDVTVFSFHAVKNLTTAEGGAIALNLPKSFDNQSVYDYLCIYTLHGQNKDALAKMQKGNWRYDIIEAGFKCNMTDIMASIGLVELERYKDTLERRKQIVTKYNDAFAKYAWAQLPEFKSSWRESSYHLYPIRIKNCTEQQRDAIMQKMFDADIAVNVHFIPVPVFSFYQKMGYSIENFPKAKDNYIREISLPLFYNLTDEQQQYVIDHLIKAVNAILVE; from the coding sequence ATGAAAGTACCATTTGCACCACCTCGCATGGATCAGCGTGTTATTGATGAAGTAGCAGACACACTCCTTTCTGGCTGGATAACTACAGGACCTAAGACTAAGAAGTTTGAAAAACTTCTTGCGGCTTACTGTAATGTACCTAATATGCTTGCCTTAAATTCTGCCACAGCAGGTCTTGAAATAATGCTTCGCTGGTTTGGTGTCAAAGAAGGAGATGAGGTGATTTTACCTGCTTATACTTACTCTGCCACTGCCAATGTAGTTATACACTGCAATGCAAAACCTGTCTTTGTTGATGTGGGAGATGATTTTAATATTTTACCCGCTGAATTAGAAAAAGCCATCAACAAAAATACAAAAGTGATTATGCCTGTTGATTTTGGTGGTTTGCCTTGCGATTTTCAAAAAATCAACAGTATTGTTCAATCAGAGAATATCAAGAATAAATTTGTACCTGCAAATGAAGTGCAGCAGCAATTAGGACGTATTTTGATTTTATCTGATGCAGCACATTCATTTGGTGCTTCATCAAACAACATAAAAACCGGAGCACTCACAGATGTAACAGTCTTTTCTTTTCATGCTGTAAAAAACCTCACCACTGCCGAAGGTGGTGCCATTGCATTAAACTTGCCAAAATCTTTCGACAATCAAAGCGTTTATGACTATTTGTGTATTTACACGCTGCATGGACAGAACAAAGATGCTCTGGCAAAAATGCAAAAGGGTAATTGGCGCTACGATATTATTGAAGCCGGTTTTAAGTGTAATATGACAGACATCATGGCATCTATAGGCCTTGTAGAACTTGAACGTTATAAAGACACATTAGAGCGAAGGAAACAAATTGTTACAAAATACAATGATGCATTTGCGAAGTATGCCTGGGCACAGCTGCCAGAATTTAAATCAAGCTGGCGCGAAAGTTCTTATCACCTCTATCCAATCCGAATAAAAAACTGTACAGAGCAACAACGTGATGCCATTATGCAAAAAATGTTTGATGCCGATATTGCAGTGAATGTGCACTTTATTCCGGTTCCTGTTTTTTCTTTTTACCAAAAAATGGGTTACAGCATAGAGAACTTTCCAAAAGCAAAAGACAACTACATAAGAGAAATTTCATTGCCATTGTTTTACAATCTCACTGACGAACAACAACAATATGTCATTGACCATTTGATAAAGGCTGTTAATGCTATTTTAGTAGAATAG
- a CDS encoding C25 family cysteine peptidase, whose protein sequence is MQKKIIITTFLIAFFAMHGYAEWIKITSDVPSKSAVVVSGTPDNTVMEIALSGFEKHRVKSLVGEYYTISSPEMTPRMEEGTPDLPKFALSLIIPDNENMSLSIEPVEELTFQNIQIAPSKGNLYRDIKPSDVPYRFGDIYSQDVFFPSNKGFLRSPFILRDFRGQTVVINPFSYNAVTQTLKVISKIKVTMQQKSGESLNLLNRTSSLQKVDRDFANIYQNIFRNAGSYINYLPLSEDGEMLIISDASFMQAMQPFIDWKIKKGLPVAMVDVATAGGTAQQIKTFIQNYYSTHNLKYVLLIGDAQQIPTPVLSGGASDPSYGYLLGNDSYAEVFVGRFSAQTVADVTTQVQRSVEYEMLPTPGVTWYSKGICIGSDQGPGDDNEMDFQHQQVIRGKELAFTYNAVSELYDGSQGGNDMSGNPTASMLSSEINNGASIITYTGHGSSASLGTTGFSNANATGLTNIGMLPFIWSVACVNGEFANATCLAEAFLRAQYNGQPTGAVATFMSSINQSWNPPMDAQDEMVDLLVGTNASNIKRTFAGLSMNGCMHMNDQYGAAGDEMTNTWHCFGDPSLNVRTATPYSITASHSPVLFPGASQLAVTCNTDSALACLSGNGQILSTGMVIGGNVILNFNTINTLDTLYLTITAFNGIPYMVAIPVVATTGPFVSLTSNVINDAAGNANQLADYNEVVDVDIILENFGQGNAVGVGFAVTSTCPYVTINSSSLNQVNIPSGNTAGILNAFNYTVAAFVPDNTPAVFDIVITDSTGTVWNTSITHLLKAPVLQVYSITVSDPTGNNNGVLEPGETADITIKTNNKGHSATTASTATMATNSPYLTINNTSYNTGVVQALSDVDATFNVSLASNIQIGSTFDLQFNIDANPYSDNKTFNMVAGEILENFEYGNFTTYPWLNNGSHPWTITNSGTYQGAYSARTAIIADGDTSDLAITVNVFNNDSISFYMLISSESGWDFLNFYIDGALIDSYSGVYGWAYKSYPITIGQHTLTWAYMKDEVCCTGGQDLAMLDNIQFPPSTMVTSMKDFNSGNNVSVYPNPAQDELTIVTKDFKNAEVKLFATDGKLIYSASNVISDVYTLPLNDISQGLYYLQVRAANKLYNTKIIKR, encoded by the coding sequence ATGCAAAAAAAAATAATTATTACCACGTTTCTGATAGCATTTTTTGCTATGCATGGATATGCAGAATGGATTAAAATCACCTCTGATGTTCCTTCAAAATCTGCTGTTGTTGTCAGCGGCACTCCTGATAATACCGTCATGGAAATTGCATTATCCGGATTCGAAAAACATAGAGTAAAATCACTGGTAGGGGAGTACTACACCATTTCAAGCCCCGAAATGACTCCGAGAATGGAAGAAGGAACCCCTGACCTGCCTAAATTCGCCTTGTCGTTGATTATTCCTGATAATGAAAATATGAGTTTGAGTATTGAACCGGTTGAAGAACTTACTTTTCAGAATATTCAAATTGCACCATCAAAGGGAAATTTGTACAGAGATATTAAACCATCTGATGTGCCATATCGTTTTGGTGATATTTACAGTCAAGATGTATTTTTTCCTTCTAACAAAGGTTTTTTGCGTAGTCCGTTTATACTTCGCGATTTTCGTGGACAAACGGTTGTCATAAATCCATTCAGCTATAATGCAGTGACACAAACATTAAAAGTCATTTCAAAAATTAAAGTTACCATGCAGCAAAAATCAGGTGAAAGTTTGAATTTGCTGAATAGAACCTCATCGCTTCAGAAAGTTGATCGTGATTTTGCAAATATCTATCAGAATATTTTTCGCAATGCAGGCTCATACATCAATTATTTACCTCTGAGTGAAGATGGCGAAATGCTGATTATTTCTGATGCATCATTTATGCAGGCAATGCAGCCTTTTATTGACTGGAAAATTAAAAAAGGATTGCCTGTGGCAATGGTTGATGTAGCCACTGCAGGAGGTACAGCACAACAGATAAAAACCTTCATTCAGAATTATTATAGTACACATAACCTGAAATATGTTTTATTGATAGGCGATGCGCAGCAGATTCCTACTCCAGTTTTATCAGGTGGTGCATCAGACCCATCTTATGGATATCTTTTGGGAAACGACTCTTATGCAGAAGTCTTTGTTGGACGATTTAGTGCGCAGACAGTGGCAGATGTTACAACACAGGTTCAACGATCAGTTGAATACGAAATGCTTCCAACGCCTGGTGTAACTTGGTATTCAAAAGGAATATGTATTGGCTCTGATCAAGGACCGGGTGATGATAATGAAATGGACTTTCAACATCAGCAGGTAATACGTGGAAAAGAACTGGCTTTTACATATAATGCTGTTTCAGAGTTGTATGATGGCTCTCAGGGTGGAAACGATATGTCTGGTAATCCTACTGCTTCTATGTTATCATCAGAAATAAATAACGGTGCTTCAATAATTACTTATACAGGTCATGGAAGTTCGGCATCATTAGGTACCACAGGTTTTTCAAATGCTAATGCAACAGGATTAACAAACATCGGTATGCTGCCATTTATCTGGAGTGTGGCATGTGTTAATGGTGAGTTTGCTAATGCTACTTGTCTTGCAGAGGCATTTTTGCGTGCACAGTATAATGGACAGCCTACCGGAGCAGTAGCCACATTTATGTCGAGCATCAACCAATCGTGGAATCCGCCTATGGATGCACAGGATGAAATGGTTGACTTGTTAGTTGGCACTAATGCCTCCAACATTAAAAGAACTTTTGCTGGACTGAGTATGAATGGCTGCATGCACATGAACGATCAGTATGGTGCTGCAGGAGATGAAATGACAAATACATGGCATTGTTTTGGAGACCCTTCTTTGAATGTTCGTACAGCAACACCTTATTCTATTACGGCAAGTCATAGTCCTGTATTGTTTCCTGGTGCTTCTCAATTGGCCGTTACGTGTAATACAGACAGTGCGCTTGCTTGTTTAAGTGGTAATGGACAGATTCTTTCAACAGGAATGGTGATAGGAGGGAATGTGATTCTAAATTTCAACACCATTAATACACTCGACACTTTGTATTTAACCATCACAGCATTTAACGGCATTCCATACATGGTAGCAATTCCTGTTGTTGCAACTACAGGACCTTTTGTTTCGCTGACAAGTAATGTTATTAATGATGCTGCAGGTAATGCAAATCAACTTGCAGATTATAATGAGGTTGTAGATGTTGATATTATTCTAGAAAACTTTGGACAGGGCAATGCCGTTGGGGTTGGATTTGCAGTAACCTCTACTTGTCCTTATGTTACGATAAACAGCAGCAGTTTGAATCAAGTGAATATTCCGAGTGGAAACACTGCCGGCATTTTAAATGCATTTAATTATACAGTAGCAGCTTTTGTCCCCGATAACACACCTGCAGTTTTTGATATTGTAATAACAGATTCGACAGGTACAGTGTGGAATACTTCCATCACACATTTGCTGAAGGCTCCAGTGTTGCAAGTTTATTCTATTACAGTGTCTGACCCTACTGGAAATAATAATGGTGTTCTTGAGCCCGGAGAAACTGCTGATATAACCATAAAAACAAATAACAAGGGACACAGTGCAACTACTGCTTCAACAGCTACGATGGCAACAAACAGTCCTTATCTTACTATCAACAATACTTCCTATAATACCGGTGTTGTGCAGGCATTATCTGATGTTGATGCTACCTTTAATGTTTCGCTTGCATCAAACATTCAGATTGGTTCAACATTCGATTTGCAATTTAATATTGATGCCAATCCATATTCCGACAACAAGACCTTTAACATGGTTGCTGGAGAGATATTAGAGAATTTCGAATACGGAAATTTCACTACATACCCCTGGCTTAATAATGGAAGTCATCCCTGGACTATTACCAACAGTGGAACTTATCAAGGAGCATATTCCGCACGTACTGCAATAATTGCTGATGGTGATACTTCTGATTTGGCAATAACAGTAAATGTTTTTAATAACGATTCTATATCGTTTTATATGCTCATATCAAGTGAATCAGGATGGGATTTCCTGAATTTTTACATTGATGGGGCATTGATTGATTCTTATTCCGGTGTATATGGATGGGCTTATAAATCATATCCAATAACTATAGGACAGCATACACTTACATGGGCATATATGAAGGATGAAGTATGTTGCACAGGCGGACAAGATTTGGCGATGCTGGATAATATTCAGTTCCCACCATCAACAATGGTGACTTCAATGAAAGATTTTAATTCAGGTAACAACGTCTCTGTTTATCCAAACCCTGCTCAGGATGAGTTAACAATAGTAACAAAAGATTTTAAAAATGCTGAAGTGAAATTATTCGCAACTGATGGTAAACTGATTTATTCAGCATCTAATGTCATTTCTGATGTATATACGTTGCCTCTAAATGATATTTCACAAGGCTTGTATTATCTACAAGTAAGAGCAGCCAATAAACTTTACAACACAAAGATTATTAAACGGTAA